A stretch of DNA from Coccidioides posadasii str. Silveira chromosome 1, complete sequence:
CGGAACCCCCcacccccccaaaaaaaaaaataaaaaaataaaaaaaaaagttaaaCAAGCAAAACCCAACGCATAAGACAAGAGAAAATTACATGGATGGTGCGTTGGTCAAGTCCGGGTGTATGTACAAAAGGATATTTCAACTATTCCAAGCACTGAAAACATGACACTcgcgtgtgtgtgtgtgtgtgtgtgtgtgtgtgtgtgtgtgtgtgtattgAGGGGGATAAGGGGTTGACCGCTTGCTCAGGGTTTAGAAAGGGAGGAAAGAGAAAACAGTGGCGTGAAAATGCTGTGCCAATGACACTTAGTGGCATTGATTTGGATCGCTAGAATATGCTGGATCATGAATGGATTGGGATATCAGAGTCGTTCTCGGGCAATTATTTGGGTGAATGATAGGATATGTAAGATGGTTATGTGTGTCCACAGTCGAGAGGCACGCAGGGTCGAAAGACTGTTCGCGTATATCAATATATCTGGTGACGACCCTTCGATGGGTGGCGTTGAGGGGTCGCTTCCAGCTCTACCAACTGAACCCCAGCAGCTGAGCTCAATTCTGGCGGTCTCTCGTCCTGCATAATGGGTGTATGGTATTGACCAAGGCCATCCCAGCTCCGATGCGCTGGTGGCGGTGACCGACTCTGCAGCGGAGGGCTATACGGTCCACCGACGTGGGACATATCCGGCGACATCATGCTCGTATGGCCCGGGTGCGAGCCCATCGTAACCCCATCTTTCTCGCTTCTGCCGGCCATCGACCAGTCTCCCCCGCTCATTGCCCATCGCCGTGTCCGGTCGTTACTCTCTTCTTCCGAGTTTAGCCACTTGCGGTAAACGCGGTTGCGCCCAAGCACGAAGAAAAGAGCGGCCAAGATAGAGATAGCGGCGATGCTCCCGATCACGATCCCAGCAATAGCTCCACGACCCAGAccagatgatgatgacgatggcGATGACGATGGCTCTGAACGGTCACTCCCTTCCGCAGGTGGCGCTTGGCCGGGAACCAACATGTACGGATATTTCAAGGCCTTTGCATACTGTGCATCCCAGGTCATCGATTCGTTCTAGAGAGCAAGGAGAAAGATTAGAACATAAGAGTCCACAGCCTTAAAAAGTGAAATAGACCACAACTGTGAGGACTATACCGGGTTGATTACGCCAACCATTCCGTTCACAATACACGAGTCGATGGCGGTGCAATAAAAGAATGTCGGCTGTAGGAGACGTTAACAGTCGTCCTATCTCGGTGTAAGGAACCAGGGGTTTATGGGAGACTACCTTGGTGTCATTGACGGTCAACTTCCATGTTGGCGGCTAAATATCATGGACTATCAGCATGGTCATGCACTCAAGGCTGCAGAGACCTCAAAGCTCACTTTCCCAACCAGCATGCCGTCCTCCTCGTCGAAAGAATTGAATATTCCCGAATAGAAGTATCTCCCGGTTGCAGGTACGCACGGCGCCAGGTAATCTGCCTGCACTACCGAGTGATTGCGTGGATAGAACTCGAATTCGATTACATCGCCAACGTCCGCTTTGATGGTATGCGGTATATACTGATGAGGATCCTCTTTTGCTCCCACCTTGACGGTATGAGTCGCACGGCCGG
This window harbors:
- a CDS encoding uncharacterized protein (SECRETED:SignalP(1-24)~EggNog:ENOG410PPWM~COG:S~TransMembrane:1 (n5-16c24/25o219-241i)), with the protein product MLHHLVTRLALLPVALQMVVLTTAQSTTDSDSESEITPTRSSQFSSTTATRTSTNTGRATHTVKVGAKEDPHQYIPHTIKADVGDVIEFEFYPRNHSVVQADYLAPCVPATGRYFYSGIFNSFDEEDGMLVGKPPTWKLTVNDTKPTFFYCTAIDSCIVNGMVGVINPNESMTWDAQYAKALKYPYMLVPGQAPPAEGSDRSEPSSSPSSSSSGLGRGAIAGIVIGSIAAISILAALFFVLGRNRVYRKWLNSEEESNDRTRRWAMSGGDWSMAGRSEKDGVTMGSHPGHTSMMSPDMSHVGGPYSPPLQSRSPPPAHRSWDGLGQYHTPIMQDERPPELSSAAGVQLVELEATPQRHPSKGRHQIY